One genomic window of Metopolophium dirhodum isolate CAU chromosome 4, ASM1992520v1, whole genome shotgun sequence includes the following:
- the LOC132942889 gene encoding uncharacterized protein LOC132942889 produces MASKFSFTSPEVEKLVHFVQGNPVLYYTLDANYKNISLRDSIWKEISPEIEESVDSIKQIWENIRDSYSKIITRKPKTGSALKIKHNWTLRHRLHFLYQDIVRDQCLTSNTAITEMHDHYIFNKEEGLDDMSNKTEDRPTETFIKNRCISTLNQIEKNVLRNLNKLSTQNQQIQTENEQFSTEEVNQLDDMDMFFQSLSLKAKQFPTNGRIEIKMKISTLMNELQEKYLVHTPPLRPQLMQPIYLNLFTNAQMPSEQNEFSSSSSIQSCISTLPSLHSNSEFSNSESSDDSNSSV; encoded by the exons ATGGCTTCCAAATTTAGTTTTACTTCACCTGAAGTTGAAAAACTCGTGCATTTTGTACAGGGTAATCCGGTTTTGTACTACACATTAGATgccaattacaaaaatatatctttGAGAGATAGTATCTGGAAAGAAATATCACCTGAGATTGAAGAATCTG ttgacagtataaaacaaatatgggAAAATATTAGAGAttcatattcaaaaataattacaagaaAACCAAAAACAGGATCAGCTctcaaaataaaacataattggACATTAAGGCATCGTCTACATTTTTTATACCAGGACATCGTACGTGATCAAtg ttTGACTTCCAATACGGCCATAACTGAAATGCatgatcattatatatttaacaaagaAGAAGGACTCGACGATATGTCCAATAAAACAGAAGACAGGCCAActgaaacatttattaaaaatcgttGTATCTCTACGTTGAACcagattgaaaaaaatgtactgaGAAATTTGAACAAACTAAGTACACAAAATCAACAAATACAAACAGAAAATGAACAATTTTCGACGGAGGAAGTAAACCAATTGGATGATATGGATATGTTTTTTCAAAGTTTATCATTAAAAGCTAAACAATTTCCAACCAATGGaagaattgaaataaaaatgaaaataagtaCATTAATGAATGAATTGCAAGAAAAGTATTTAGTTCACACACCACCCCTCCGTCCACAGCTGATGCAACCCATCTACCTTAACCTTTTTACAAATGCTCAAATGCCATCAGAACAAAATGAATTCTCGTCTTCGTCATCGATTCAATCATGTATATCAACATTGCCAAGCTTACATTCAAATTCAGAATTTTCTAACTCTGAGTCCAGTGATGATTCAAATTCATCCgtttaa